The Triticum aestivum cultivar Chinese Spring chromosome 4B, IWGSC CS RefSeq v2.1, whole genome shotgun sequence sequence TTTGTGGACTATTTTATgcttaataagatggccgtatgcatcatgctgatgcagaggccggggaagccccccttttcgaaaaaaaaaattaTATTCCAGTGATTTAGAAAAAGAGCGGAGATCACAGGCAAACTTATATGTGCTCACCTAGAGACAACTCTGCATTCGCCTACGTGCTCTCTTGTTAACTCTAGACATTTTCCCCGCAAAACCTGAAAGGCCCAACCGCGAAACAAAACCTGAAGGGCCAGGCACTCTGGCAATTGATTAAGAGTAAACTCTAGACTTAGACATCACATTTCAGATTAATTTCAAAAGTGCTAGAACTAATGAACATATGCGTTATATAGACCATTTTAGCGACTGAATACAAAATATGGTCAaacaaacaataaaataaaaagaaGAGCCACGAGAAAGCAGATTTTTGTCGACAATTAGCATACTAGAATTCTCAAAGGCATGGTAAGCACGcatgcgtgcgcgcacacacacacacaaatatgtTACAAGTATGAAAGTAAAAATGCAGCATACTGCGAATTACCAAAAGCCTCCCCCGCAATTATTTTACCGAAAACCTATAGAACATACCATTTTTCTATTATTGTAGTTGAGCTCGCGGATGACAACCTCGAGATTTTGCTTCTTGGACCATTGACAGCGGCCCTGCCCTGCTTGTCATAGCAATGAAGCGTAGAAGCGCTTACAGTTTTTATGCACATCTATACACTTTTTGTTATTGATAAAAGGGGCATATTATATCAAGGAGATGTTAATTAAACATGTGCAACAATGAGATCTCAAAAGGTATTCAAAACATCGAGAATGTACATGTAGCTATATATAACCTTCTGAGAAAAACTACACTTGTAAAAATAATATTGGTCCGGCAAAGCTTAACTAGCCAATAAATTCCCAGAACATTACCATACTGGAACCTTTTTCCTAACCCCAAGCAAAAGCACACCGAAAACGATCAAGAGCAACTCTCCAAACGAAGCTGACAGTCACTAGTTAGTAGGCGTTGGATGGACTCGCTTTCGTGGCAATAGCACACCGGTGTCTTAGCTGGACATAGGAGTTTTGCTAGTATGCACCAGAGCCAGCCAGTGTACGCCAGTCCACCACAACTGCTGTTGAACAGCTTCTCACCGGCCCGTTGGTCCCCGGAAAAATCTAGTTTATCTTCACCGTGATCCCACTCCTCTTTGACCACCTAGAGATCAAGGTTCAAAAGGCGGCTTTTATTCCCACTGTCACGGCCACCGGTCCTCCCCCTTTCTTCCCTGCCTCGCGTCACTGCATCAGGCACCATGCAGTGCAAGGCGTACACTGATCGACATCCGGTCACATCCAGCCCCGCGTAGTGGCACGATTTGTCTATTGGCTCCCCGTCGCGTAGCGTCCCGCGGCCTATTTAAGCCCCGCTTTGCCTACCCCGTCCAACGTTTCCCTCCCTTCCATTCCACTTTACTTAGCACAACCAGGAGGACCTAGCGATAGCTAAGCTAGCTAAGCTACCCTACTGGCCACGGTGCGCGCACGCGCTCTCTCACCATGCTGGAGAATCAGAGCCAGGCGGAGGTAGGCATCACGTACCCTCTCGATCCGCTTTACCCCGGCCCTAGCTAGCTTTGTAGCATGTAGCTAACTTTGCTCTGTGCATATGGTGGCGGCCAGGTTCTCTGGCCGAGGCTGGTGGCCAACAAGCTCTTCAGGAAGCCCTCCGGGAGCCACGCCTTCGTCGCCGACTTCCCGGCGGCCGCCGGCGCCGCGGAGGAGGAGTTCGACGGGTGCAGCCCCGACGCCGACGCGCAGCGGTGCGTAAAGCGGCCGCGGCCGCAGCAGCGGAACAAGACGCTCAAGTACAGGtatgtgcgtgcgtgcatgcatacATGTCTGTGTGCTAACTCAATCAGAGACCGCCAACCACCATGCTTAGGCTCTggtagatcatcatcatcatcccaacTTGCGCCGTGGCGTGGAGTGCTGGTTTTTCTTATTGTTAATCGGCCACTGAGCGCTCATGGATCGATCCACCAGGCTGTTCGCGAGCACGTGGAACGTCGGCGGCGTGGCGCCACCGGACGACCTCGACCTGTCCGACTGGCTCGACACCAGGAACGGCACCTACGACATCTACGTCCTCGGGTACGTACTAATTACCAAGCGAGCAGTGACCTCGACGCTCATGCGGCATAGGCTTGTGGATGCATGGTTAGTAACAAAATGGCGTGTGCAGATTTCAGGAGGTGGTGCCGCTGAGAGCGCGGAACGTGCTGGGCGCGGACAAGAACCGCATCGGCATGCGGTGGAACGAGCTCGTGCGGGCCGCGCTGAAccggtcgtcgccgtcgccgtcaccgggCGCCACCGGGGGAGGGGAGAAGCAGAAGGTGCACCCGGTGAGGGACGGCACCGGAGGCCTGCAGTCGCGTGACTTCCGGTGCGTGGTGAGCAAGCAGATGGTGGGCATCCTGCTCACCGTCTGGGTCCGCGGCGACCTCCGCCGCTTCGTCCGCCGCCCCAGCGTCTCCTGCGTCGGCTGCGGCGTCATGGGCTGCCTCGGCAACAAGGTGCGTGCGTGCATGCCCTACCCTACGTGCATACAGACAGACATGCGCGCGCTTGGGGAGTATACGAATACGAGGATACATCGGAAGGCAACTGACATAAGGTTCAACTCTGCGCAGGGTGCTGTGTCCGTGAGGTTTTGGCTGCGTGACACGAGCTTCTGCTTCGTGTGCTGCCACCTCGCGTCCGGCGGCAGGGAGGGCGACGAGGCGCACCGCAACGCCGACGCCGCGGAGATCCTCCGGCGGACGAGCTTCCCGCGGCGccactgctcctcctcctccccgtcacTCGCCACGCCCCACAAGATTCTAGATCACGAGTAAGTACATCGCCCTGCATTATTTTCGTGCGCTCCGTGCATGCCGCAAGTCGATGAAGTCCGTTTGGTTTGCTGCCCATGCCAAAGAATGGGCTGCCTATGGGTAATGGGTGTACACCCATTCCTCTCACATAAGTATTTTTGCCAAACAGTTGGCCAAAAAATTGGCAAGCCAACACTTGCCAGCATTTCGTAAGTTTAGAGGGGGCATCAGCCTGCAAAAAAACTCAGCTGTACACTAGTTGAACGTACTATAGAATGCATCACATCGCACTGCCGGTTTTGTCGCCGTTGACCGGCCGAATATTAAGCGACGGAAATATCAACGGCCGCCGTCCTTGCCGGTTACAGCCACGATTTGATCGAGCTCACCACCGCGGTCGTTATCTTATCCGGTGGTTGCACCGTCCACGGCACCGGTAAATCAAGGGCAGATACGTATTTGCCGTTCAGCATCGGGTTActtgccagccagccagccagtttACCACTGTACGCACGTATTGATCATGTCACGGCATGCACGTAGGCACGCACGACAAATAGTACTATTAAGCACTCGAGCAAGTAGCCAGAGTGAATGCGtcggatctactccctccgttctaaatataagtctttttagtggTTTCAAATAAACTACAACacatggatgtatatagacatattttagagtgtaaacttactcattttgctttgtatgtagtcccttgttaaaatctctaaaaaaaatttatatttaggaacggagggagtattttctatGCCAGACCGGTGATGTAGGGAAGTAGTAGGAGTATGAAATATCCACTTAATGGCGACGGTAACCGCAAGTTTCCACAATCAGAATGCTTAATTTCACTGGCCGGCGCCCGTGACAAAGACGGCTCGGAACCAAGTGGTGATCATGCATGCATGTTGATGCGGTAGACCTTGACCGGCCTGGTGTGCCAGTATAGTTTCTTACTGTTTGTACTCTTGCGCAGCCGGGTGATCCTGCTTGGGGACCTCAACTATCGGATCTCCCTGCCCGAGGCCAAGACCCGGTTGCTGGTCGAGAGGCACGACTGGAAGACCCTCCTGGACAACGACCAGGTACGAATTCAACCAGCAGACAATGATCTAACTTACTATACAAAACACGAGgaaattcaaatttcaaactttGAAAACTCATGGGCGATTTGATTGTTCGTTTGCAGCTGCGGGGCGAGGTGTCGTCGGAAGGAGGGACGTTCAACGGGTGGAACGAGGGGGCGATCACGTTCTCGCCGACGTACAAGTACCACCGGAACTCGGACGCCTACTACGGCTGCTCCCAGCTGGGGAAGAAGGGCGACAAGCTGAAGCGGCGCGCGCCGGCGTGGTGCGACCGCGTGCTGTGGCGCGGCGCGGGCCTGAGGCAGACCCGGTACGACCGGTGCGAGTCGCGGCTGTCGGACCACCGCCCCGTGCGCGCCGCCTTCGCCGTCGAGGTGGACGCGCCGTGGAACCTCAACTCCCTCCGGAGCTTCTTCCTGTCCGAGCGGTTCGACGACCGGGCGAAGAGCCCGGCCGACGGCCTGTTCCTGCTCCGGGAGGACGACCACACGACCACCAGCGCGAGATACGCCGAGGATGTTTGAGCCTTTGAGACATGCAATGGCTGTACACAAACGAAAGAGAGTACATAAAATCATTTTCGTCGATAGTATACGTAGTAAAGATCCATCCTCTCGATCTGTTCTGTCTATTCTGAGTGTCCATACATGTCTACAGCACAAGCTAGGATACGGATGCAATTTTCCCCCACACCCTGTCCCTGACTTCCTGTAAATTACAGTACAGTGGTACAGTAGATCGCACTCTTGTTGATGCAGTGAGTTTGTCCCGACCCAAAACTTGTTTGGCCGGACTAGTGACGAGTTGTCGCTGTAAAAATCCTACGAGGAAATATGGGGCTTTGTCGCCATGAACAACCTTCATACATCAGTTGGAGTGATGTACGAATGAGTGGTACCTTTCTGCAGTACACCTAGGGGTAGCGTACATGTGTTTTTCCACCCCGTTCCTGACTTTATGCACCtacattttgtactcttcttgatcCAATGAGCTGTCTCAAACTTGTCCAGCAACGAGTTGTCGCTGTAAGTAGTGCGCGGACGGGATCCGATTCGACCGGTGGCCATAAACAACTGCAGATAGGCCAGGAACGGCGCTTTTCTATTGGGCATGTGGGAGTAGATTAAAATCCAAAGGGCTTGTCACCAAGCATTGTCAACCTCTAATCACAATATCTCAGGATTGGTTTCATCCCTCTCAGCATGCGTCCGTAGTGTACATGCACAGTATTCTCCATTAGAAAAAGTGCCGCGGTGACACTGTCATGGGCCATGGCACTCGGTCACTGCACACTAGCGGTGGTCGCATTCCAGCAGCCCAAATTCATGGGCTCTGTTAAGATTGTCTGCCCCCCTTGGTGTTCTCTGCTGCTTGTTCCTTCTGCTTGTCAGCATTGTGCAGAGCGGATGAAGTGCACCCAAGGATAAGGTTGCTGTCGCCAATTTGCCCAATTTGCCCTGCAAGTTGCGATGATCTTGCATAGCTGCGAGGCAACGGCCGATGATCTTGCGCGTACCTGTCATCGGCATCGGGCCACATGTATTTTTTTTCTATTCTGTATGATTGTATGGTGTGGTGTGACCAATGTATTTGTGGTTGCGGTTTAATTTTGGTGGCCGGTCGGGTCAGGTAAAATCAATTCATTAAGATATGCAAGGCTCACAATGTGACAACATTTGAAAATTTAGTCTTGGTGCGAAGAAGCCCGAACTCGGGGGTTGATCAGAATGCATGTGTGAACACTTGACCATCCTCGTGAATAGTACGCGTTGTCGTCTACTCCTAAAGAAATCTCGTCGCTGCAATGCAGTCTGATTAATGTATGGTCAGTCCTAAACAAGGGCAGCCCTGAAGATTCTTTCCGGCACCCCCCAAAATTAAATCAACCATGGATTCCTTATAGAATAGAACGAGCTAGTTTACGATAGCATTGGACTGGACCATTCGTGATGTCTCACTTGATAACCACATGGAACCCTTGTCCTTTATGATAACCAATCATCTTATATCGCCATCTAACACCTGCTAAACCATATGGGTCCAGTTTTATTTGGGGAAGATCGTGAAATCATTACATCCATAACAACAGAGCGCCGCTGATGATGATATAAGAATTAGTAGGAAGATAAGGTTTCCAAATTACATCCATGATCAAACTTTCGAGTGCCAGTTTGTTCAGGGAAAGGCGACCATTCACTACAAAGACTACTTTACCCATTAATTAAAACTAGCAAAGTGACCATGCGTTGCAGCGGATCCAAAATTGAGCAGAACCAAAGCAGCGTTTGGATCTCATTTTTTTTAGAAATGAAggtatacccccggcctctgcatcatgatgatgcatacgGTCCTTTTATTAAAAATCTAGAAAGTATCGTCACAAAGgtcttacagctcgcaaacggagcaaaaCAAAGCACATAGAACTGAAGAAAACAAGTGGACAAAGACAACCGGTACGGTGATAATAAGGACAAGctctctagactcctatcctgttatgtgaacgccatccgaaccggttgaatataacccgagccaccatctcccattggttgcacccagtaatcaaaggctccctggagtccataggagtgagtaaggaccacgtatggATCCAAgttgtagctctgaagataacctgcaaaaaagttaagttGTGTAGTCTGTTAAAAATTATAttatttctgcagttccatatagcccataatagcgcacatattccaatccgaatacgagctgcCGTGATCTGTTCAACCTCAGCTAACCATATCCCAAACAAAGACGCAATATCTGCTGGAGGATTgatattaaaagctatatgaatcgttctccaaagtaacttggcaagtgggcattcgataaataaatgttgtattgtctcatcctgagtacaaaaacaacaccgcGAGTTACCTACTCATCGCCTCTTAAGTAAGTTGTCCTTTGTGAGTATTatttgcttgtggacaaaccacatgaaaattttaATCCGCAAAGGAACCTTAACATTCCATATATTAAGTGACCTTGAGATGGGGCCAGAATTAATCAGGTCCGTATAAAAAGATTTCACCATCAATATCCCATTTTTAGTTAACTTCTATTGTGTGGAGTCCGACACGTCGGAGAGTCGAACTTCaatcaatctccgaaccaagtgcatccagTCTGTCCGTCTCTCATCCACTAACGTACGTCTGAACTGGATGTTCAAGGGAATAGTTTGAAGGACGATACCTACGTAAtcttccttacgttgcacaatattataaAGGGTGGGATACTGTAAGGCCAGAGGTGTCTctcctagccatgtatcctcccaaaattttgttgacatcccattgccaatcaagaatttgaccctacgaaagaacagatccttcgttctcataagtcccttccagaacggTGAGTCAGTCGGTCTGATGGTAACCTGGGCTAGCGTTTTTGAGTGCAAATACTTATTGCGCAGGATTTGAGCCCACATGGCCTCCGGCTCTGTCTCTAACCTGTACAAccatttgctcataaggcatttattcttaatctccaagttctcaataccgaggcccccttggtctttaggtcgacaaaggatatcccatcgcgcgagacggtatttcctcttggcctcatcagactgccaaaagaaacgagatctaaagaaatcaagtcgctttcGGACTCCTTTCGGAATTTCAAAGAACCAAAGTAAAAAACATCGGCATGCTAGTCAATACTGAGTTAATCAAAACTAGTCGACCTCCATATGAcatcaacttgcccttccagcagctgagtTTTTTTTTAATTCGTTCTTCAATACACTTCCATTCCTTATTGGATAGTTTACGGTGATGAATCGGAATACCCAAGTAACTGAATGGTAAAGCACCTaattcgcatccaaacaattgtctgtaagtatgttcctcgtctttggccttcccaaaacagaacacctcgctcttatgaaagttgatTTTTAATCCAGCCAATTGTTCGAATAAACATAAGATAAGTTTCATGTTACGTGCCTTagccatgtcatgttccatgaaaaggatagtgtcatccgcatattgtagaatggacacccctccatcaactagatgaggaacTAGACTCTCTACATGGCCATGTtgcttggccctgccaataatGACGGCCAACATATCTACCACAATATTGAACAGAAGAGGTGACATGGAAGCCCCTTGTCTCAACCCCTTATGCGTCTGGAAGTAGTGACCGATATCATCGTTCACCTTAATTCCGACACTACCTTTCTGGACTTGAGTATCCACCTGGTGCCTCCAGGTTTCACTAAAACCCTTCATacgcattgcctgctgaagaaaaggccatttgactttatcataagccttctcgaaatccacttttaagataaccccatctagtttcttcgagTGAATCTCATGAAGTGTTTCATGTAGGACGACCACTCCTTCGAGTATGTGTCGTCCAGGCATGAAAGCTGTCTGACTAGGTTGAACCACCGAGtgagcaatttgtgtcaatctattggttccTACCTTTGTGAAGATTTTAAAACTCACATTCAGCAGGCAAATGGGTCGGAATTGTTCTATCCGGACCGCCTCATTCTTCTTCAGTAATAACGTTATCGTACCAAAGTTGAGGTGAAACAACTCCAAATGGCCATCGAAAAAAtcgtgaaacataggcataagatcatctttaatgatatgccaacatttcttatagaattcagctggaaacccatctggtACCGGTGCTTTATTCGGCTTCATTTGAGTTATGACCAGATGTACTTCTTTTTCAGTAAACGGTGCAGAGAGAACATCGTTCTCCGCAGCCTATAATTGAGGTATATCATCAATCACAGACTCATCAAGAGACACCGTAGAAGTATTCGGAGGTCCAAAAAGGGCTTTATAATAGTTGGAAATGTACGCTTTTTCAGATTTTCATGCCCCACTATTGTGCCCTCGTCCTGTTCAAGCTGTATGatcttcttcttcctatgtttaccatttgCAACCATATGGACGAACTGTGTGTTGTCGTCCCCATGGACAACCTTAAGCGTTTTCGCACGCAACGCCCACTTGAGCTCCTCCTCTCTCAATAGAGCACGTAGGCCTTGCTCGGCCACGGACTTGGCTCGATGCTCATTAACAGAAAGAAGAGTGGTTTCAGCCTTTACATCTAGTGCCTCAATGAGCTGAGTCAGACGTTCTTTTTTCTGCTTATAAATTCCACTTTCATTCCTGGCCCAACCTCTCAAAAATTGTCGTAGGtgtctaatcttattctgccatctctcgaCATGAGTCCTTCCCGTAACTGGCTTAGCCCATTCGCGTGCAATCAACTCCATAAATACTTCTCGCTCAAACCAGCTTTGCTCGAAGGAGAAGATGTTTTTTTTGCAACATGGGTAGCCTCACTCGAATCTAAAAAGAGTGGTGTATGGTCCGAGATCGCTCTTTGCATCGCATGAACTGACACCAACGGATATTTTTATTCCCACTCCACACTAGCAAGTACCCTATCCAACTTTTCATAAGTCGGAACAGGTAACGAGTTGATCTCAATGACGGGATGATGTAGATAGGTCATGTATCCGCTTATGCTGGTACAAAATCCGCACTCATCACTAAAAATATGTAATGTTTTACCCAAAATGCATTCCTTATTTGTTTAGATGAGACGGGGGAGGGATGTGCCTGGTGTGGAGCTAACTAATGGGTTTTCTATAAATATGGAGCAATGTTATCGGGTAGTTTCTAAAAACCAACGGGTTACCTTACATGCATTAAATGCAGACCAGATGGTCGGAAATGAAGGATGACatacataccatcatcaccaactaactCTTTTATTGGAGTGTCTTCTGTATTAAAATGGAAAAAAACAAGTATAGTCTTATACCACTATGTACAAATGGTGCATCACACTTTGGCTAGCACCCACCCACAGAACCAGTACGTCACATTACTCGTACTATGGTCCATCGGTCTACTCACCTTGGCCAACATCCAC is a genomic window containing:
- the LOC123095021 gene encoding type IV inositol polyphosphate 5-phosphatase 9, which translates into the protein MLENQSQAEVLWPRLVANKLFRKPSGSHAFVADFPAAAGAAEEEFDGCSPDADAQRCVKRPRPQQRNKTLKYRLFASTWNVGGVAPPDDLDLSDWLDTRNGTYDIYVLGFQEVVPLRARNVLGADKNRIGMRWNELVRAALNRSSPSPSPGATGGGEKQKVHPVRDGTGGLQSRDFRCVVSKQMVGILLTVWVRGDLRRFVRRPSVSCVGCGVMGCLGNKGAVSVRFWLRDTSFCFVCCHLASGGREGDEAHRNADAAEILRRTSFPRRHCSSSSPSLATPHKILDHDRVILLGDLNYRISLPEAKTRLLVERHDWKTLLDNDQLRGEVSSEGGTFNGWNEGAITFSPTYKYHRNSDAYYGCSQLGKKGDKLKRRAPAWCDRVLWRGAGLRQTRYDRCESRLSDHRPVRAAFAVEVDAPWNLNSLRSFFLSERFDDRAKSPADGLFLLREDDHTTTSARYAEDV